The DNA sequence AACTGATTTCATTTTCTCCGTACTGTCTACCCAACGGAAACAATCGACAAATACCTGGGCGAAATTCATGTATAGTACAACGTCCTTCTTCATTCAAGAAACCACATCGTTCCTCTTTTCCTCTCATTTTGAGATTTGGAAGAATCATACCATCACTGACACCTAATTCTATTTTTTCCTGCATCAGCTGCTCAAAGTTTGTTTCCAAATTCCGTTCCAATTCAAACACATCATAAGGGGTCAAAATAACGGAACTTCCCATACCTTCGCAACATGCAAAGCATCCCGCACAATCCTGACATGATAATTTTAGCATATCATTCAATTCATATACATTTCCGTCTGTTTGTTCATTTTC is a window from the Roseburia sp. 499 genome containing:
- a CDS encoding YkgJ family cysteine cluster protein yields the protein MKNIRNENEQTDGNVYELNDMLKLSCQDCAGCFACCEGMGSSVILTPYDVFELERNLETNFEQLMQEKIELGVSDGMILPNLKMRGKEERCGFLNEEGRCTIHEFRPGICRLFPLGRQYGENEISYIFLEDACPKPNKTKVKIKKWLGIPNIEQNEKFLLHWHKLKKRAVGLMKRAQDETMAKELNMYLLNLFYVNPYDINQDFYLQFEGRRTVAEKLLGQLEKQEG